The genomic window GGCTTCCTGGTCAAGCAGTACCGGACCAGGCCGCCACGACTGGTGGCAGGGAACGCGGCGTACCCGGATATCGTGCTCGAGCGTGCGCCCCAATACGATCTCGATGGGGTTGTGATTGCCAGCCTGACCAGGTATCGAGGGTAGCGTGAAGCGTTGGGACCTTCAGCCCACCCAGATTGCCCTGGTGGATGTGAACAATTTCTATGTGTCTTCCGAGCGGGCCTTTGACCCCGCGATTCGGCGCAAGCCCGTGGCGGTGTACTCCAACAATGATGGCTGTGTGATTGCGCGTTGCGCGGAAGTCAAAGCCATGGGCGTGAAGATGGGCGTGCCGGTGTTCGAGGTGCGTCAGTTATTCAAAGCGCGAGGGGTAGTGACCCGCAGCAGTAACTACGAGCTGTACCACGATATGTCGACACGCTTTACGGCGTCACTGGAACAGTTCTGCCCGGAGGTGGAGCAGTACAGTATCGACGAGAGCTTCCTGCACTTTCACGGGTTCGGTGAACAGCTGTCGGAGCATTGCCAGCGCCTGATTGCCGCGGTGCGCCAGTGGACCTCGATGCCGTGCTGTGCCGGCATTGCACCCACGCGCACGCTGGCCAAGGCCGCCAATCATTTCGCCAAGACGCTGGGAGTGCCCGGCGGCGTGTTGCAGATCGGTAGTGAATACCATCGCCAGCAGTTGCTCCAGCAGATGCCGGCCGGTGAAGTCTGGGGCGTCGGCCGCCGACTGGCCAAGCGGTTGGCCATGCTCGATATCCACACCGCCTGGGACCTGGCGACGGCGCACGTGCCGACTATTCGCAAGGCCTTTGGTGTGACCCTGGAGCGTACCGTGCGGGAACTACAGGGCGTTTCCTGCATTGAACTTGCGCCGCTGGATCAGGCCAAGCATGAAATCGTCTCGGGCCGTATGTTTGGCCGGCTGCTCACACAGTTTGAGGATGTAATGGCGGCGGTGGCCAACCACGTACAATTGGCTGCTGAGAAGCTTGCCGCACAAGACGGCGTCACCGGCCGTCTCACCACCACCGTGCAGGCCAGGGAGTCCGGTGGAGGTTGGCGTCATCTATCCGCCCATGCGGAGTTCCGGCCAGCCACGAAAGACACACAAGCGCTGACCGCTGCGGCACGGCGCGCTCTCAATGAAGTCTTTGTGGCGGGGCGGGAATACAGGCGCGCCTCTGTCTGTTTCTCGGCCCTGGAGCGGGCGCAGGAGCAACAGGACGATCTGTTTGGAATTACCAACGATGGCAAAGATCGCCTGACGGATTGCCTGGCGGATATCAATCGGCGTTTCGGGCGGGGTGGGGCGGTGCTGGCCAGTGCCAGGCTGTCGGACGAGTGGCAAATGAAACGGGAACATCTGTCACCGGCTTATACTACTGACTTTCGGCAGCTGCCAGTGGCGCGGACCGAATAACGGGCTGTGCTAGCAGGTGCGCTCAGGGCGCCGATGCGGGCTTTGACAGGCGCTAGCAGGTGAATTCCACCCCGGCAAAGACCGGGTTCAGGTTTGAATCCGCGAGCAGGGGAAAAGTCGCAATCCAGGTGTATTCCTGGGGTGATGGTGTGCTTTTCTCTGTCGTGCGATGACGATGGTTCCGGTAGGGATCATCCATGCATTCAAGCACAGACGATCCCATCAAGGCTGGCAGATGCTAGTCTCTTGTCGGTGCGACGGTGTGGATGCTGTTAAAGCTTAACGTCTTTATTTCTCCCGTAATGACATCCGCGAGGTCCTCGCTCTGTTTGGCGCGCACCGGACTGTTTTGCCATTCCTTATAAGCGGCTTCATCCACCCAGGTACACATGACGCAGAAGAGATCGGGGTCTTCTGCCGACAGCATTGTTTCGCCATGCAGGAATCCCGGTATCGTCTCTGCCGCTTCCTCAACGCAACGGCGCTTGATATGAGCCTGCGCCGCGGCTTCGCCGTTACCGTCCTGGGGTTTAATCATCAACATTGTCCAAAAACTCATTTCGCCTTGCCTCTTTCAACTCGGTCCGGACTGATTTTCGTGATAACAGCCTAGTCGGCGGGAGACCTAGGTATTGTTGTCGGCACAGCACGCGTCGAGCTTTTCTTCCAGCGTGGCCTGATCAAGAGCACCGGCAGGCCCGATAAGAACCAGGCTGGAGTGGGGGCGTTCATCATTCCATGGTTCTGCCTCGGTATAGCTCCAGCGCTGACCAACCCGCTGGTAGATCGTCCGGTGCGAGGGCGCTTCCGTCAGGTTCAGTACACCCTTGGCACGCAGCACTGACGTGGGCAGCGCGTCGAAAAACGCCTGTAGTCTTTCTCTGTTGAGTGGGGCATTGATCGTGAAGCTCAGGCTTTCGAAATCGTGGACATGATCGGTAGATTGAGTGGTTGCGGCCTTGGGATCACGCGTTGTCTCAATGCCAAGCACGATATTGGTCTGCACATCGCCCCTCACGGCTTCGATCACGCGCTTGCCCGGGTAGTGGGCGGTGAGCCAGTGATGCGCAGAGCTTCGCTGTAAATCATCCGCCAGATCGACCTTGCTGAGCACGATGAGGTCGGCTGCGGAGATCTGATTGCGGAACAGCCTGCCTGTCAGCGGACTCGCGGCGAGGTCCTGCAGTGTCTCCGCATCCACAACCACGAGGCTGCCATCCAGTCGAATGGCAGGATTGGAAAGGGCGACTTGTACAATCCCGTTGGGATCTGCGATACCACTGGCTTCGAGCACAATGGCATCCGGTGGATCGTCGCGCTCTGCGATTTCGATCAGACTATTGGTCAGGTCCGCGGACACCGCGCAGCAGGCGCAACCGTTGGTCAGTTGGATCATGTCCGCCGTTTGTGACGCCACCAGCGCGGCATCGATATTGATACGACCGAAGTCGTTGACCAGTACTGCCAGTCTGCGGCCGTGCGGCGACCTCAGTAAGTGGTTCAACAGGGTGGTCTTGCCCGAGCCCAGGAAGCCACCGATGATGGTTAATGGCAGTGAACCTTCAGCGGCGCGAAGCTTGCGCCCACGCAGTTGGTACGCCGCGAAAAGCAGACCCATGATGCCCCGGTGCGCCTCATTAAACCGGTCCTCGACGTCTCTGTCATCTTCAGATACAGACTTTTCGGATTGCTCATCCTGCTGTGTCTTGTTCGTCATCATGATGCCCGTGTTGTGCCAATATTATCGCCACGCTACGTACCCCAGACCTCGCGGCAAGAGCTTGCATCGTCCGGCTGGAGTGAATTTCGCAGAACATCAAAGCCTAGTTTCCGGCCTCAGACAGTGAGCGCAGGCAGGCAGAGTCATGTCTGTCGCCCAAACACTCGGCGATGTGCCTTCAGCGATCATGAACAACCTACTCTATATCTTTGTAGCGGCTGTTCCCGATGCCGCCTGCCTGCAAGATGTAAGACGATTTATAGCGGTTGTGACGAAAGTTGGGCCCTGCCACAAGATGAGAAAGCTCGGAGTGACTCTCGACCGGGAAGAAGACTTCGTTAAGCCGGCAATGGCGGAAGAGATTAAGTCTGGGCCGGGCCATGAAATGGATCCGTAAACAGAATGGCTACCCAATATAGGAAGCAATGTATTCATCTTGACTGAAAGGAGAAAACTATGTGTTCGAGGATACAATGGAATTCGAAAGGACAGCCCGTTCTCGTTGGGCGGAATATGGATTGGACGGACTGGCAGACGAAGATGGGAACGAAACTTCGAACCATGCCCGCGGGCGTGGAGCGCGAGGGGCTAGTCGATGAGAATCCTCTCAAATGGACTTCCAAGTATGGCAGCGTGATCACAACGGTATGGGACTGCGCGACCGCCGATGGTCTCAACGAGGCAGGACTGGCGGCGAATCTTCTCTATCTGGCCGAGGCCAACTACGGTGAACGGGATTCTTCCCTTCCAGGCGTCTCGATTGCCCTCTGGGTGCAATATTTCCTCGACACCTGCGCGACAGTCGCTGAGGCGGTGGAAGCCGCCAAGGCGTGCCAAGTGGTACCGTTCCAGCTCGTGCATATGGGAGAAAACGTGAATGCGCCGCTTCACCTATCGCTCTCGGATGCCAGTGGCGATTCCGCCATCATCGAGATCCTGGACGGTAAACCGCATATTCACCACGGGCCGGAGTTTACGGTGCTGACTAATTCGCCGGTCTATGATGAGCAACTGGTTCTGCTGAAACAGTACGATGGCCTGGGTGGCACGAAACCGATTCCCGGCACGATGTCGGCCGAAGACCGCTTCGCTCGCAGCGCCTACTACCTGACGAGGTTGCCGGAACAGCCCGCGTCCTATCAGGTCGCTGTTGCCGGGGTACTGAGCGTTATCCGGAATGCGGCCACGCCATTCGGGGGCAGTGACCCCGCACAACCAAATAACGCGACCACCATCTGGCGCACAATCTGCGACTGTACCAATAAGCGCTATTACTTTGAGTTTTGCCACATGCCCAACGTGGTTTGGGTCGATCTCGATGATCTCAAGCTCAGTGCCGGCGCCTCTGAGCAACTGTTTGACCTTGATGCGGATAATGACGCTGCTGGGGATGTTTCAGGGAAATTCAAGCCCGCAGAACCCTTGGTATTTCAGAAGGCCAACACGCCTGTCACCTGGACGCCCGCTGCATAATCATGGCGACAAGCTGCGAGCAGGATGTCTAGCTCGTTGTACCACTGATCGATTGCCGGCGCCGCATATGGGGTCGGCAGTCTTCCCGCCAAATAGGACTCTCTCGGACAGCCACACCGGTTGTTGGATGGTTTCAGATGTTTGGGTGGCCGCGTCGTGCTGTTGTCTCCAATACTTCTACTAAAACCCGAATCATCGCGCTAACACGGCAGCCGATCACAAGCCCGGAACCGGCCTTCCAGGTAGCGCGACGGGTCCGATCCTTATCTGCCACCAAACAGCGGCTTCTGGATCAAGGATGGAATCACCGGCGTGATGTTAAGCCGGAATTGTGCCCGTTTCCCAAAGTCATCCTGGGATACCACCGAGTACTCGACACCTCCCAGAATTTTGACCGGATGTCCGAAGATTGGAAACGTCTTCCCGACCAATATACCGACGGGCACGTTCCACTTGTTGGCGGGAGGCGCCTTATCGTTGTATGTGATTGTCGGTGCCGCAGTGATCTCCCACCCGTCTCCCAGCCGATAGGAGAACTGGTACAGCATGCTCCCCTTGCTTGTGTCGGGCCTGTCGCCCTGGCCATTGTCCGAGACGTGCCAGAAGTAGTTGGGAAAGATCAATGCGGTGATTTTCTCGTTGGCGTACCCCAGGGCCATGGCAATCCCGGCGGACGTCTGGTTGGAACCGAGATCGTCCGAAGTGGCCGTTGGGAATTCGAACACCGGCCCGCCAGCGAGGATCCACTTCCCGCCCGGCGGATTGAAGCTGTCGGTGGGCGGGGCGAGCAGGAGGGGAAGCTGGATGTCCCCAATGGCCGCCTCCTTGTCGAAGTCGTTAAATCCGATGGGAACGGGCTGCCGGAACAGCAGCGGGATGATCGGCCGGGTGATCAGCCTCCACTCGTTGTCGCCCTCGCCGTATAGCGGTATGGGCAGGACCGGTTGTGCCGTTGCACTTAGTCCGACTTTGGGATTACCTAGGTTGATGTCGCCATCGTAGAACGTTGGCAGGCCCCAGGCCACAGTCAGGGCCCAGATATCCGATGTCGGATTGGACAGCTTCTTGCCCACGGTGGCCATGCTGCCGTGCTCCGGATGCTCATGTTCGGCGGCGCTCTGCGGCGCCTCTGCGGCCGGTGGTGGAGAATGGGAGTCGGCACCAGACTGCGCCAACGTCATTAGTCGAGAACTGAGATTGGCACCAGACTGCGCGAGTGTCGGCGGTGGAGAATCGGGATCGACGACAAACTGCTCCAACGTCGGTGGTGGAGAATTGGGATCGGCGCCAGACTGCGCCAGTGCCGGTGACGACAGGCACAGGGCTGTCAGTGGAATGAGCAAACCCAGAGCTGGGATCACGCGGCGCTTGCTGAGTTGTTTATGACGCATGGATGTCCTTCCTTTGACCGGTTCTTCGTCGAGCAGGCTGTTGCGTTCGTCCCCCTTCGGTGTGGCGAAATGCCTGGCTCCCTTCTTTCGACCTGGTTGATGTTGCGGCCGGCAATCGCCGGTTGTCTGTTTGCTGTGTATGCGGTTCTTGAGCACATTGGCTTTTCCTTCTCATAGAACCGTCATCAGCACCAGCGCCACAACGATGAAAATAAGGTTACTGACCGCCGATGGCAGCGCGTAGGCGACCGCGGGCGCGCTGCTCCTGGCATCCTTGCAAAATTCATCGGGGGCGGCACCGGTCATGGCGCCATAGGTGGCCCCGGAGTTGTAGGCAACATTCAGCCTCAGGACGAAGTGGCCGAACAAGAAGGTGGCAATCGTGCAGAAGGTGGTAACGATGGCGCCGGCGAGAATCAGCTTCGGACCCTGGGTCTGCAGAAGCTCGATCAGAGTGCCGCCGGCACCGATCGCCACGCAGGCGATGAAGAGGCCGAGGCTCAGGGACATCAGCGCATCGCCGGCAGGTGCGGCCACCGAGCCCCAGCGCGGACTGCGCGAGCGCAGCCAACCGAGTATCACGCCACCGAGCATTGCCCCCATGGCGGCGCCGCCCAGCACCGCCAGCTTGACGCCGGCGATGGTCACGGTGATTGTGCCCAGCGCGCCGAACAGGGCCAGGAAGATGCCCAGGTTGATCAGGTCGGTCTTGAGCTGATCCTCGACCACGTAGCCCACCTGTTCGGCAAAGGCATCCAGTTGCCGCTGGGGGCCGCTGGCGAAGAGGACATCGCCGGCGACGATCGGGGTATCCCCGCGCACCGGCAGCTCATTACCAGTGCGGGCCATGCGCTCGACGGTCACGCCGCGCCCATGCTCGCGGACGAACTCGCCAAGGGTTTTACCGACAATTTTCCGGTTCGTCACCACCAGTTCCGACGAGGCGAGCTTGACGCTCAATACCTTGGGGTCGGTGACCTCCTCGCCTAGCACCTTGGTGCCGAATACGAGAATGCCAGGCGTTGCCCACGCGGCCACCACATCACCGGACTTGAGTTTGAGGTCGGGGCTTGGCTCAAGCAGTTTACCGTCGCGCAGCACTTTCTCGATCAGGGTCGGTATGCCATGTTCGGCTTCGTGTTTGGCCGCGCCGGCCTCCAGGTCGGCGATGGTCTTGCCGATATAGTCGGGGGCGGTCACCTTCCATGCCCGGATGCTGGCGCTCACCATCTCCGCGTTAGCGCCGGCGTCGCTCTCCAGTTTGGCGGCTTCCTCGGCGATGTCCTTGCCGACAAGCCTGGGACAGATCTTGACCAGCAGGATCAGTCCGAAGGTGCCGAACAGGTAAGTGAGAGCGTAAGCGCCAGCCATCAGGTCACTGGCAGCTTCGAGGGACATACCATCTGGGAGCTTGTATGCGCCCCCCGCGATCATGTCCTGGCCGGCGGCCAGCACGGCTGAGGTAGTCATCGCACCGGCGGAAAGACCGCCCACGACGATACCGTTGAGATCGAAGGCCTTGGCAACCAAAAACACGCTTACCGCCATGGCAACACCGGCGAAAAGTGACATCGCGAGGTACTTGAACGCCGCCCGCGTCGAGAGGAGGTGGACCAGACTCGGCCCCACAGAGATACCGATCACGAACAGGAAGAGTGTAAAGGCCACCCCCTTGACGGTCGGCGATACGGTTAAGTGCAACAACCCGAAGGCGAGACCGACGATAAGGATGCCAGTGGTCGGTCCCAGTGCCAGCGAGCCGATCTTCAGTTTCCCGACCAGGGATCCCAGACCGATCACCAGGAACAGGACCAGAACGATGTTCGCCTGCAGGTATGCAACAATCGTGTCCATGTTCGTTACTGCCTGAATTCCCGTGTTGCGTCGAATGTCACTTCGAATTCGATGTGACACCAATCCGTGTTGACCGACGGCGGAAGAGATTTATGCGGTTCAGTCTGGCTCAAATTCGCTTCCTTTCCCTGAACCAGATCCATCGCCGACCGATGATGCTCCCGACCAGCATCCCCATGGCGATGGCAAGCAGGGTGGCTGCCGCCGTCTGGAAATCGTTAACCCCGGTGATGCTCTCCCCGCTGAGCCATGTTTCAAACTGGCGCAGGCCGCGGGAGCCGGGTGAGAGCATGAAGACCAGCGGAATCACCATGACAAAGGCCGGAATCTGGTATGGCTTCCGCGATAGCCAGAGGGCCAGAATGGTACCGGCGGTCATAGCCAGAAAAATGCCTGCGGTCTCGCCGTAGGCCATGGTGGCGAGCTGAAGCACCGCGGTCGTGGCCAACATGGTCAGCAGTCCCTGCGGGAAGTGTCGCCAGCGCATCTGGAAGGCAAGCAGGATGCCGAGCAGCATCAGCGCATGACCCGGATAGGCAGCCCACCAGGGAAAGGCGTCGTGGGGGCCGGTCGGCAGGAGTTCTTTGATTGTGGTACCGGTGAACATGGCCGCGAGAAACGCGCCGGTGACCATCAGCACGAGTGTCATAATGGAGTAACCCAAGCGAGCTATGCCGGCGGACCATTTGCCCTCAGCCAGCTCGAATGCCTGGGTACTGATCGAGTCACCCGGCAGGAAGACAAATGTGGAAGCGATCAGCAGGAGGCCGGGCGCGGCCGTGGTCCAGCCGAATTTGAAAGCGAGCATCACGATGATGCCACTGACGAGTGTGGCCGTGAGCTGGCCGATCTTGCTGAATGTGGGAATACGATCGGCGGCGAGGAAAACCAGTCCGGTGGCCATGGCCGTGATCCCAGCCCACAGCAGCCCCTCCCAGGTCCCGACGATATCCACGGCGAAAGCCACAGAGATAAGGATAACGCCCAGCCAGACGAGAAACGGCGAGTAGGGCGGTTCCTTTTTCTGAATACCTTTCAGTGATTCCCGCGCTTGATGCACGGAGAGTTTCCCGGCGTAGATGTCTTCCAGTAAGTTCCTTATGTCCTGGGTCTTTGCCAGTGGTGGGAACCCCGGGATTCCGCATTTGACAAACGTGATTGGCGCGTCCGGGTCTAGCTTGATCATCGCGGATTGCGCATCCATATTCACGGTGGTGTCGGGGTAGCCATAGCAGCGGCCTACCCGTTCAACCATTTGCTCGTAGCCAGCCACACCCTCCCAGCTCCATGTCAGTAATTGCTGACTCAGTTCACGGAGCAACGCCTGTAACTGCGCTTCGTCTGCGATTCTTTCGTTGCCATCCACTGCGCTTTTCCCAGTTAAATAGGTTTTGCCTGGAAAGGCTTGCCCCCGAGTACGGTACCCCAGATCCTGATCTTTTCGATCTTGACGGGGTCCACTTCGAACGGGTCCTCTTCAAGAATGGTGAAATCGGCAAACTTCCCCTGTTCCAGACTGCCGATCTTGTTTTCCAGGCCGAGGATATACGCGGCATCAATGGTTATGGCCCGCAGTGCGCGCTCCACGCCGATGGCCTCGTCTGGGGCGATCACCGTCTTGCCGTCTTCGGCGATCCGGGTCACCGCACCGGCGACCGCTGACAGGGGCAGCATCGGCACCACTACTTGTGGGTAATCGGAGTGGAAAGCGAAGG from Microbulbifer aggregans includes these protein-coding regions:
- a CDS encoding Y-family DNA polymerase; the protein is MKRWDLQPTQIALVDVNNFYVSSERAFDPAIRRKPVAVYSNNDGCVIARCAEVKAMGVKMGVPVFEVRQLFKARGVVTRSSNYELYHDMSTRFTASLEQFCPEVEQYSIDESFLHFHGFGEQLSEHCQRLIAAVRQWTSMPCCAGIAPTRTLAKAANHFAKTLGVPGGVLQIGSEYHRQQLLQQMPAGEVWGVGRRLAKRLAMLDIHTAWDLATAHVPTIRKAFGVTLERTVRELQGVSCIELAPLDQAKHEIVSGRMFGRLLTQFEDVMAAVANHVQLAAEKLAAQDGVTGRLTTTVQARESGGGWRHLSAHAEFRPATKDTQALTAAARRALNEVFVAGREYRRASVCFSALERAQEQQDDLFGITNDGKDRLTDCLADINRRFGRGGAVLASARLSDEWQMKREHLSPAYTTDFRQLPVARTE
- a CDS encoding antibiotic biosynthesis monooxygenase family protein; this translates as MIKPQDGNGEAAAQAHIKRRCVEEAAETIPGFLHGETMLSAEDPDLFCVMCTWVDEAAYKEWQNSPVRAKQSEDLADVITGEIKTLSFNSIHTVAPTRD
- a CDS encoding CobW family GTP-binding protein, coding for MMTNKTQQDEQSEKSVSEDDRDVEDRFNEAHRGIMGLLFAAYQLRGRKLRAAEGSLPLTIIGGFLGSGKTTLLNHLLRSPHGRRLAVLVNDFGRINIDAALVASQTADMIQLTNGCACCAVSADLTNSLIEIAERDDPPDAIVLEASGIADPNGIVQVALSNPAIRLDGSLVVVDAETLQDLAASPLTGRLFRNQISAADLIVLSKVDLADDLQRSSAHHWLTAHYPGKRVIEAVRGDVQTNIVLGIETTRDPKAATTQSTDHVHDFESLSFTINAPLNRERLQAFFDALPTSVLRAKGVLNLTEAPSHRTIYQRVGQRWSYTEAEPWNDERPHSSLVLIGPAGALDQATLEEKLDACCADNNT
- a CDS encoding linear amide C-N hydrolase → MCSRIQWNSKGQPVLVGRNMDWTDWQTKMGTKLRTMPAGVEREGLVDENPLKWTSKYGSVITTVWDCATADGLNEAGLAANLLYLAEANYGERDSSLPGVSIALWVQYFLDTCATVAEAVEAAKACQVVPFQLVHMGENVNAPLHLSLSDASGDSAIIEILDGKPHIHHGPEFTVLTNSPVYDEQLVLLKQYDGLGGTKPIPGTMSAEDRFARSAYYLTRLPEQPASYQVAVAGVLSVIRNAATPFGGSDPAQPNNATTIWRTICDCTNKRYYFEFCHMPNVVWVDLDDLKLSAGASEQLFDLDADNDAAGDVSGKFKPAEPLVFQKANTPVTWTPAA
- a CDS encoding aspartate:alanine exchanger family transporter; amino-acid sequence: MDTIVAYLQANIVLVLFLVIGLGSLVGKLKIGSLALGPTTGILIVGLAFGLLHLTVSPTVKGVAFTLFLFVIGISVGPSLVHLLSTRAAFKYLAMSLFAGVAMAVSVFLVAKAFDLNGIVVGGLSAGAMTTSAVLAAGQDMIAGGAYKLPDGMSLEAASDLMAGAYALTYLFGTFGLILLVKICPRLVGKDIAEEAAKLESDAGANAEMVSASIRAWKVTAPDYIGKTIADLEAGAAKHEAEHGIPTLIEKVLRDGKLLEPSPDLKLKSGDVVAAWATPGILVFGTKVLGEEVTDPKVLSVKLASSELVVTNRKIVGKTLGEFVREHGRGVTVERMARTGNELPVRGDTPIVAGDVLFASGPQRQLDAFAEQVGYVVEDQLKTDLINLGIFLALFGALGTITVTIAGVKLAVLGGAAMGAMLGGVILGWLRSRSPRWGSVAAPAGDALMSLSLGLFIACVAIGAGGTLIELLQTQGPKLILAGAIVTTFCTIATFLFGHFVLRLNVAYNSGATYGAMTGAAPDEFCKDARSSAPAVAYALPSAVSNLIFIVVALVLMTVL
- a CDS encoding threonine/serine ThrE exporter family protein is translated as MDGNERIADEAQLQALLRELSQQLLTWSWEGVAGYEQMVERVGRCYGYPDTTVNMDAQSAMIKLDPDAPITFVKCGIPGFPPLAKTQDIRNLLEDIYAGKLSVHQARESLKGIQKKEPPYSPFLVWLGVILISVAFAVDIVGTWEGLLWAGITAMATGLVFLAADRIPTFSKIGQLTATLVSGIIVMLAFKFGWTTAAPGLLLIASTFVFLPGDSISTQAFELAEGKWSAGIARLGYSIMTLVLMVTGAFLAAMFTGTTIKELLPTGPHDAFPWWAAYPGHALMLLGILLAFQMRWRHFPQGLLTMLATTAVLQLATMAYGETAGIFLAMTAGTILALWLSRKPYQIPAFVMVIPLVFMLSPGSRGLRQFETWLSGESITGVNDFQTAAATLLAIAMGMLVGSIIGRRWIWFRERKRI